The following DNA comes from Quercus robur chromosome 1, dhQueRobu3.1, whole genome shotgun sequence.
ttttagATCTATATCAGGAATATGTAAAGAACAAAGAAGATCAGTAGGCCTAAGACATGCAAGTTTCAACTTGAGAGGACAAGCATCATCAATGGAGAAATCACATGCTGagatgaaatatataaaaatgacatGCACTTTAAAAATACAGACTGTAAATGTATTCTTTATGTTGTTAGATTATAAACATGATTTCACATCTGCAAAAGTTAGTAATAAAGCTTATCTTGATCCATTgctaaatttttcttaagatCAAGTCTTAATATAACAGGCACTTAATTCTTATAGAattagtttctctctcttgaCCTTCTTTTCTCTTTAACTATTCAGTGTTTGAGTGTCTCTTTTATAGTTAGAAAAAGGATCAAATCCGTTGTACCATAACATACATGAAGTTATGAAATTGAACAATTCATTCTTAACAGACAAGTTATAGaatctagagtgaagttttgaattttgatatcTATATCAGGAATAGGTAGCTGAAAGTCTTTGATGAAGCTTTCAAGCTACGTGAGTAATTTGACGAATTTCACCCATAAGCTCACACAGATGTTTCTCAAcatctttttcttctaaaaaaaacatttattatatatatatataaaacttggCCTACCTaatttttaatagttaaataataataaagatcaataaacaaaaaaataaatccaagtTCATGGCAATACTACTAGTTAGATTTAataagatattttttaaaaaataaataaataacttagtATAAGTATGTTGAATTGAtagtatttttctctttttttggggaACAGAATTAAATGAATGagaattcagtttttttttttttttttttttttttttttttttttttttaacttgaacAGAAGATATCAATTAAAACTTCAAGAATAAGGAGATTAAGCAAATTTGGGGAAGAATGCAATTCAGGAAGAAACTTACATATTCTTGCTATGGCTAGAAAGGGAGCCGTATTTTGGCCTTGAAAATTGGTGCGGCTCTGCTAATGATCACAACATTCAAAAGTAaagtgtaaagaaaaaaaaaggtcatataaCCACTTTTTAGGTTTGGTTAATATCAGTACTaccaagaattttaaaaaaaaaaaaaatcaatttaatttctaagCATAAACTGCAATTTAACACTGTTTGAAAATTCTTTGCATTATTGCAATTATATGCGCAAGTTGAAAGTCTTGAGTAGTAAATGATAGAGAGATGCTAcgtttataacattttcacaacaaattataggtggttagttgttattggttcaaatttgaatctaacactaagattatttttttgtcctAACAATAACAATCTACAACTTAAAATTTCTAGTAACAATCTacaacttaaaatttgttgtaagaatagtatggacatatcatttctcaaataATAAAGCAAGtagagaaatgaaaattttgaattgcgTTAAGAAGTGACGTTAGGAGCAAGTTTCGATATTTTTGAACTTGTAATTTGCCCAAATCTCACAAatagttttaatattttaccCCTAAAAATAAACTATTCTGTCAAAATTTCAAGCGAATggtaaaagaaatatataaatttctttaacATCTTAATTGAAAAGTCAAAGTAAATCAAATCACATTATTCCTGTATGTAGCAGAATGAAGCAACGCTCCAATATCAATTACATCTCAAAGACTTTTTCTTGGACTTTGGGGGCCATGGCTCTCTGACCTGTAAACACATTGAATTAGTGAGgcatatattaaataaatagaaattaacCTTAAAATTCTTGAGACAGTGCTATATAAATAGGTACGAATGCCATGCAAATTGCACCACCACCAAACATCTTAGTTCCAAGCCATTTGCTAAATACTAAGCTCTCTCTTTATTCCTTTCTTGTAAGAATGGATCCAATAGTTGCAACACCTATCAGTGAGTCCTCAAATATCACTGGCTTTGTCGTAACAAATCGCAATGGAGTAAAGGGTCTCTCAGAAATGGGACTCAAAACCCTCCCTAAGCAATATATCCAACCTGTAGAAGAAAGGATCACTGTGAGCAACATCTTGCCTCAAGAGTCTATACCCATCATAGATATGTCAAACTGGGACGAACCAAAAGTCTCAGAATCAATCTGTGATGCTGCAGAAAAGTGGGGTTTCTTTCAGATTATCAACCATGGAGTGCCCATTGAAGTGCTGGAGAATGTGAAGGACGCAACACATAGGTTCTTCAATTTGCCAGCTGAGGAGAAGAGGAAGTTTTCAAAAGAGAACTCACCTTCCAACAGCGTGCGGTTTGGCACAAGCTTTAGTCCTGAAGCAGAGAAGGCCCTTGAATGGAAAGATTACCTGAGCATGTTTTATGTGTCCGAGGATGAGGCCTCTGCATTGTGGCCTTCTGCGTGCAAGTGAGAGAGCTTAACTTTGCTCAATTTTGTTTACACAAAAAATACATGACATAGAATATAGATGCAATACTTGTGTACGTACGTACATGCATAAATAAtagttttgtttggtttaacTCAATATAATGTTATAACAAGCCATAATTTTTAGTTACATCTCATTATATTATCCATGGTTTAATTGAAGATCAATAGTGATctcatcataatatatatatatatatatacatatatatatttctatttttattatatataaaaattgagtATCATAAAAGATAATTTTGTGGATCAAATAGTATATgcttatgtatatatatagtttctGGTGGACTAATTGTTGTTTGCATTTAGGGATCAAGTTCTGGAATATATGAGGGGGTCTGAACCAGTTATCCAAAGGCTATTAGAGGCACTAATGAAGAGGATAAATGTGAAGGAAATTGATGAGacaaaaaaatctctcttaatGGGTTCAAAGAGGATTAACCTTAACTACTATCCTATATGTCCTAACCCTGAGCTCACCGTGGGAATAGGTCGTCATTCTGACGTGTCAACCCTTACTATCCTCCTTCAAGATGATGTTGGTGGACTCTATGTGCGAGGAAACAATGATAGTTGGGTTCATGTTCCACCTATAAGC
Coding sequences within:
- the LOC126719502 gene encoding feruloyl CoA ortho-hydroxylase F6H1-3-like, which produces MDPIVATPISESSNITGFVVTNRNGVKGLSEMGLKTLPKQYIQPVEERITVSNILPQESIPIIDMSNWDEPKVSESICDAAEKWGFFQIINHGVPIEVLENVKDATHRFFNLPAEEKRKFSKENSPSNSVRFGTSFSPEAEKALEWKDYLSMFYVSEDEASALWPSACKDQVLEYMRGSEPVIQRLLEALMKRINVKEIDETKKSLLMGSKRINLNYYPICPNPELTVGIGRHSDVSTLTILLQDDVGGLYVRGNNDSWVHVPPISGSLVINVGDALQIMSNGRYKSIEHRVVANGSKNRISVPIFVNPRPDDMIGPFPEVLAGGEKALYKQVLYSNYVRHFYKKAHDGKKTIEFAKI